A window of Haliscomenobacter hydrossis DSM 1100 contains these coding sequences:
- a CDS encoding M14 family metallopeptidase, with amino-acid sequence MKPFFFLLTFLLVSMLGYGQLQSPDQFFPHKWGENFTPHEMRIDYYRHVAANSKNVVFQPYGYTNQQRLLQLAFVSTEANLAKLEAIRLNNLRRAGLLEGATDPSLDNLSIVWLSYSVHGNEAAGAESCLKVLYELVNPQNTASKEWLKNTLIILDPCINPDGNSRYIHWYRNVAGTTPNPSPNAREHQEPWPGGRVNHYNFDLNRDWAWQTQAETRQRMVKYNEWMPQVHVDVHEQGPNSPYYFAPAAQPYHRYITQWQRDFQVQIGKNNARYFDQEGWLYFTKEVFDLLYPSYGDTYPMYNGAIGMTYEQGGIGAGQALTLRNGDTLTLKDRVMHHYTASMATIETSSKNTAQLNKNFSDFFNRARTNPPGQYKSFVIKATNARERLKTFCELLDRNHIKYGKAGKTSSLNAYDYQTGKNITLKVEPNDLVVSAFQTRGTMAQILLEPAAELVDSLTYDITSWALPYAHGLESYASTQRLDPDGAFTFSTNNTPSNAKPYAYLAVWRGSSNVKFLAAILKKGVKVRYAQSPFSVEGKSYARGTLLITEGDNRKMSPTYRSVVESAARQFDQELSTVSTGFADGGSDFGSSSYGFIQRPEVAILSGDQTSNNEFGQVWYYFDQELQYPHTVLDANRLDRIDLSAYNTIVMPEGRYRLTDPIVEKLSAWVNAGGRLIAIGDALPALQDRKGFGLTRYANDDDKKKAERAADEAALAARLLDYAGEERRAQSSSIPGAIFKVKIDNTHPLGFGLSDTYFSLKTNDLAYAPLKGVQNVGTIGGQLMVSGFAGAKAKEKQKNTVVFAQEQKGAGAVVYLVDNPLFRAFWENGKLVMGNAVFMR; translated from the coding sequence ATGAAGCCATTTTTTTTCCTCCTTACTTTCCTGCTGGTGTCCATGCTAGGATACGGCCAGTTGCAGTCTCCTGACCAGTTTTTTCCACACAAATGGGGTGAGAATTTTACGCCCCATGAAATGCGGATCGACTACTACCGCCACGTAGCTGCCAATAGCAAAAATGTGGTGTTCCAGCCCTATGGCTATACCAATCAACAACGCTTGTTGCAATTGGCATTTGTATCTACGGAAGCCAATCTGGCCAAACTGGAAGCCATTCGCCTCAACAACTTGCGGCGGGCGGGCTTATTGGAAGGTGCTACCGACCCAAGTCTGGACAACCTCAGCATCGTGTGGCTCAGCTACTCGGTACACGGCAACGAAGCTGCTGGTGCCGAAAGCTGCCTGAAAGTATTGTACGAACTGGTCAATCCTCAAAATACGGCGAGCAAAGAATGGCTCAAAAACACCCTGATTATCCTCGACCCCTGCATCAATCCCGACGGCAACTCGCGCTACATCCACTGGTACCGCAACGTGGCGGGCACCACCCCCAATCCCAGCCCCAATGCCCGTGAGCACCAGGAGCCTTGGCCCGGTGGCCGCGTCAACCACTACAACTTTGACCTCAACCGCGACTGGGCCTGGCAAACTCAAGCCGAAACCCGCCAGCGCATGGTCAAGTACAACGAGTGGATGCCACAGGTACACGTCGATGTACACGAACAAGGGCCCAACAGCCCATATTACTTCGCCCCAGCTGCCCAACCTTACCACCGCTACATCACGCAGTGGCAGCGCGATTTTCAGGTGCAAATTGGCAAAAACAACGCCCGGTATTTTGACCAGGAAGGTTGGTTGTATTTTACCAAAGAAGTATTCGACCTGCTGTATCCCAGCTACGGTGATACCTATCCGATGTACAACGGTGCCATTGGTATGACCTACGAGCAAGGCGGCATCGGGGCTGGTCAGGCACTTACGCTGCGCAATGGTGATACCCTCACGTTGAAAGACCGCGTGATGCACCACTACACGGCTTCGATGGCGACCATTGAAACGTCTTCAAAAAATACCGCGCAATTGAACAAAAACTTCAGCGATTTTTTCAATCGTGCGCGTACCAATCCTCCGGGGCAATACAAGAGTTTTGTCATCAAAGCCACCAACGCTCGTGAACGCCTCAAAACCTTCTGTGAATTGTTGGACCGCAACCACATCAAATACGGAAAAGCGGGCAAAACCAGTAGCCTGAATGCCTACGATTACCAAACGGGCAAAAACATCACCCTCAAAGTAGAACCCAACGACCTCGTGGTAAGTGCCTTCCAAACGCGAGGCACCATGGCCCAAATCCTGCTGGAACCCGCCGCAGAACTGGTCGATTCGCTGACTTACGACATTACTTCCTGGGCTTTGCCCTATGCACACGGACTGGAATCGTACGCCAGTACCCAACGCCTCGATCCCGATGGAGCCTTTACGTTTAGCACCAATAACACCCCCAGCAACGCCAAACCTTACGCTTACCTCGCCGTTTGGCGCGGCAGCAGCAACGTGAAATTTTTGGCAGCCATTCTGAAAAAAGGTGTAAAAGTGCGTTATGCCCAGTCACCTTTTAGTGTAGAAGGCAAAAGTTACGCTCGGGGTACTTTGCTGATCACCGAAGGGGATAACCGCAAAATGTCGCCCACTTACCGCTCAGTGGTGGAATCCGCTGCGCGCCAATTCGATCAGGAGTTGAGCACGGTCAGCACTGGTTTTGCCGATGGAGGTAGCGATTTTGGCTCCAGCAGCTACGGCTTCATCCAACGCCCCGAGGTGGCCATTTTGAGCGGAGATCAAACTTCGAACAATGAATTCGGTCAGGTCTGGTATTATTTTGACCAGGAGTTACAATACCCGCACACCGTACTGGACGCCAACCGCCTTGATCGCATCGATCTGAGTGCCTACAATACCATCGTGATGCCCGAAGGCCGTTACCGCCTGACGGATCCGATAGTGGAAAAGCTCAGCGCCTGGGTCAACGCCGGAGGCCGCCTGATTGCGATTGGGGATGCTCTACCTGCCCTACAAGACCGCAAGGGTTTTGGCCTCACCCGTTATGCCAACGACGATGACAAGAAAAAAGCGGAACGCGCTGCTGACGAAGCTGCCCTGGCCGCGCGCCTATTGGATTATGCTGGCGAAGAGCGCCGCGCCCAAAGCAGCAGCATTCCTGGAGCGATTTTTAAGGTCAAAATTGACAATACCCACCCCTTGGGTTTTGGCTTGTCGGATACCTATTTTTCGCTTAAAACCAATGACCTGGCCTACGCTCCACTCAAAGGGGTGCAGAATGTAGGCACCATCGGCGGGCAACTGATGGTTTCGGGCTTTGCTGGCGCAAAGGCAAAAGAGAAGCAAAAAAATACTGTCGTTTTTGCCCAAGAACAAAAAGGCGCGGGTGCGGTTGTGTACCTGGTGGACAACCCCCTGTTTCGGGCTTTCTGGGAAAACGGGAAGCTGGTGATGGGCAATGCAGTGTTCATGCGGTAA
- the metF gene encoding methylenetetrahydrofolate reductase [NAD(P)H], with product MKVTEYFEKAQGQTLISFEILPPLKGGSMQDIFKGLDPLMEFKPPFIDVTYHREEFIYKQNPAGFYEKVAIRKRPGTVGICAAIMNRYGVDAVPHLLCGGFTREQTEDALIDLNFLNVQNVLALRGDARQFDSKFEPEPGGHEFALDLVKQIDDMNHGKYLDLNIENGQRTNFCIGIAGYPEKHFEAPNIESELAWIKAKVDAGANYIVTQMFFDNKHYFDYVANCRAAGINIPIVPGLKPITKQYQLTSIPRHFFIDLPEALVKEFNKAETPEARRQVGTEWCSAQSKELKAAGVPCLHYYTMGDAPTIRKIVESVY from the coding sequence ATGAAAGTCACCGAGTACTTCGAAAAAGCGCAGGGACAAACCCTCATCTCCTTTGAAATTCTTCCGCCACTGAAGGGCGGCAGCATGCAAGACATCTTTAAAGGACTGGATCCCTTGATGGAATTCAAACCTCCGTTTATCGACGTCACCTATCACCGCGAAGAATTCATCTACAAGCAGAATCCGGCGGGTTTTTATGAAAAAGTAGCCATCCGCAAGCGACCAGGTACCGTGGGCATTTGCGCTGCCATCATGAACCGGTATGGGGTGGACGCCGTACCGCACTTGTTGTGTGGAGGCTTCACCCGCGAGCAAACCGAGGATGCCCTGATCGACCTCAACTTCCTCAACGTCCAAAACGTATTGGCCTTGCGTGGTGATGCACGGCAGTTCGATTCCAAGTTTGAGCCAGAACCCGGCGGTCACGAATTCGCCCTCGATTTGGTCAAACAAATCGACGACATGAACCATGGCAAATACCTCGACCTAAACATCGAAAACGGCCAGCGCACCAATTTCTGCATCGGCATTGCCGGATACCCCGAAAAACATTTCGAAGCCCCCAACATCGAATCTGAACTGGCCTGGATCAAAGCCAAAGTAGACGCAGGTGCCAACTACATCGTGACCCAGATGTTTTTCGACAACAAACACTACTTTGACTATGTGGCCAATTGCCGGGCTGCGGGCATCAACATTCCGATTGTGCCGGGTTTAAAACCCATCACCAAACAGTACCAATTGACCTCCATTCCCCGGCATTTTTTCATCGACTTGCCTGAAGCCCTGGTCAAGGAATTCAACAAAGCTGAAACGCCCGAAGCCCGCCGCCAGGTAGGTACGGAATGGTGTTCGGCACAATCCAAAGAATTGAAAGCTGCGGGGGTTCCCTGTTTGCATTACTACACCATGGGCGATGCACCTACGATTCGCAAGATCGTAGAAAGCGTGTACTGA
- a CDS encoding Eco57I restriction-modification methylase domain-containing protein: MTDKKLSGSFYTPKILADFMVDYISLKFEDLASISVLEPSVGDGVFLKAIYKNEVFSNKIHKIIAVEKDNNELDKISSEMNNENLSVINADFLNFQHGNKEKFSLVIGNPPYIRKKLLDDSQIESCKEIHHNANLSVNQPKNIWTAFLVRCIEFTSDNGILAFVLPSELLQVKYADELRTLILKEFQRVEIFTFNELLFKDCKGQDTLLLIGEKKAKDKGVFYCNIPKLADLFEKKFALTQNAKMKESKWTHHHLDSDEIELLEKLRKELLTINDYCNSKAGIVTAANDYFIVNTEIVEKYSLHKFIKPIIQKGIFVNGSVDLTEEEFNILIDNSKPTYLIALNKDSVVSEDTKIHDYLQIGKDKQIDKRYKTSMRSNWYEVPNIGTIPQAFFFKRCNEYPKLIKNSASVFTTDSAYAVTMRENFKIDNLIYSFYNSLTLAFAELFGRYYGGGVLELTPNEFKKIPIPYLDLSTNKFSAFVEDFKNKKSIKQICLLNDKEILRANGLNLSDNDVLKIYNIREKLFLRRIKTN, from the coding sequence ATGACCGACAAAAAACTCTCAGGTTCATTCTATACACCTAAAATCTTAGCAGATTTCATGGTGGACTATATTTCATTAAAATTTGAAGACTTAGCCTCTATTTCAGTACTGGAGCCAAGTGTAGGTGATGGAGTTTTTTTAAAAGCTATATATAAGAATGAAGTTTTTTCAAATAAAATCCATAAAATAATTGCAGTTGAAAAAGATAATAATGAACTCGATAAAATTTCAAGTGAAATGAATAATGAAAATTTATCAGTCATTAACGCCGACTTTTTGAATTTTCAGCATGGGAATAAAGAAAAATTTTCACTTGTTATAGGAAACCCACCATACATAAGAAAAAAGCTATTAGATGATTCCCAGATTGAGTCTTGCAAAGAAATTCATCACAACGCTAATCTCTCAGTCAATCAGCCAAAAAATATCTGGACAGCGTTTCTAGTTCGGTGTATTGAATTCACTAGTGACAATGGCATTTTAGCCTTTGTACTACCTTCTGAATTACTACAAGTGAAATATGCAGATGAACTTAGAACCCTAATACTTAAAGAATTTCAAAGAGTAGAGATTTTTACTTTTAACGAACTACTCTTTAAGGATTGCAAAGGGCAAGACACTTTGTTATTAATTGGTGAAAAAAAAGCAAAAGATAAGGGAGTTTTTTATTGTAATATTCCCAAATTGGCAGACCTTTTTGAGAAAAAATTTGCGCTTACTCAAAATGCGAAGATGAAAGAATCAAAATGGACACATCACCATCTTGATTCAGATGAAATTGAGTTATTGGAAAAACTTAGAAAAGAATTATTAACTATAAATGATTATTGCAATTCAAAGGCAGGAATAGTTACAGCTGCAAACGATTATTTCATTGTAAATACAGAAATAGTTGAAAAATATTCACTACACAAATTTATTAAGCCTATAATTCAGAAAGGAATCTTTGTAAATGGAAGTGTGGATTTGACTGAAGAAGAATTTAATATTCTTATTGACAATTCTAAACCTACCTACCTTATCGCTCTTAATAAAGATTCTGTAGTTAGTGAAGATACTAAAATTCATGATTACCTCCAAATCGGAAAGGATAAACAAATAGATAAGCGCTACAAAACTTCTATGCGTTCAAACTGGTATGAAGTCCCAAATATAGGGACAATACCCCAAGCTTTCTTCTTTAAGAGATGCAATGAATATCCTAAACTTATTAAGAACAGTGCAAGTGTCTTTACAACTGATAGCGCATATGCGGTTACGATGAGAGAAAATTTTAAAATTGACAACTTAATATATTCATTCTATAATTCACTGACATTAGCATTTGCAGAACTTTTCGGAAGATACTATGGAGGTGGAGTTTTAGAGCTAACACCAAACGAGTTTAAAAAAATCCCAATTCCATACCTAGATCTTTCTACAAATAAATTTAGTGCCTTTGTAGAGGATTTTAAAAATAAGAAATCTATTAAACAAATTTGCCTACTTAATGACAAAGAAATCTTGAGGGCTAACGGGCTAAATTTGAGCGATAATGACGTATTAAAAATATACAACATAAGAGAAAAGCTCTTTCTTCGCAGAATTAAAACGAATTGA
- a CDS encoding HNH endonuclease, with amino-acid sequence MLLFRENTPRRRNITRAVSSHSSHKPDLKLDFGSRCGYCNSSDIWKITYYEVDHFIPESILTTKSSTDYSNLVYSCRSCNNAKRKKWPTNDENVPNKNGVGFVDPCDDDYTNHFARKDNGEILFNTTLGEWMYHALKLYKPQHQIIWKLEQLEPIISDIKKMNDKVNIPEHLKDRIISVYDEFNDYLTQLRSL; translated from the coding sequence GTGAGTTCACACAGCAGCCACAAACCGGACTTAAAGCTAGATTTTGGTTCTAGATGCGGTTATTGTAATTCTTCTGATATATGGAAAATTACTTATTATGAAGTTGACCATTTTATTCCTGAATCTATATTGACTACAAAAAGTAGTACTGATTACAGTAACCTTGTTTACTCATGTAGATCATGCAATAATGCGAAACGTAAAAAGTGGCCTACTAATGACGAAAATGTGCCGAATAAAAATGGAGTTGGCTTTGTTGATCCATGCGATGATGACTATACGAACCACTTCGCAAGGAAAGATAATGGAGAGATTTTATTTAACACTACACTTGGAGAGTGGATGTACCATGCTTTAAAGCTCTATAAGCCGCAGCACCAAATTATTTGGAAATTAGAACAATTAGAACCAATTATTAGTGACATCAAAAAAATGAATGACAAAGTAAACATTCCTGAACATTTAAAAGATCGCATCATATCTGTTTATGATGAATTTAATGATTATTTAACTCAACTAAGAAGCTTATGA